A window of the Scleropages formosus chromosome 21, fSclFor1.1, whole genome shotgun sequence genome harbors these coding sequences:
- the zbed4 gene encoding zinc finger BED domain-containing protein 4 gives MDTEEGLSHDSDEGGPDKTNKEKEEEKGICLKTEGQDDYVFNSHSTSSETVPGKYGPGSSKIQFKELLSLASSSKRSSRGQISQGNKGGPELPAESELSCDQDVSMASLATVNETLNTGSFSQDSETQPEEAEKNISMKHVSSVHKGIEDEAVAYGSSIGHYLTTKNKEYGLTGTLYDVAMDAVTQSLSSMRNAANPRKKSPAWNHFFISPRDSTKAICMYCVKEFSRGKNEKDLSTSCLMRHVRRAHPTALMHDSEFPSSSLTSSFSPSLIPPPDLPNNRALASKVAPAAQKSTLTPASSTDGPDVLFKGISLVTPKLEKCAENNSMASPTHSSHNHSEGTAESLSEPIGTTSKNSNSRRRSAVWKHFYLSPADSSKAVCVHCMNEFSRGKNGKDLGTSCLIRHMWRAHRDIVIEENNQGSSIPPPYTTPHTVVSHFSQHDTGKMMKEPPKMSCFPDALLDEESLHFKENVDAKEDSNEVSYQSGQESSLDMSFGLKVCKDLPPSSSPDDLSEGPSLTEDLSSVLCQNKTIMKKLKAKVWHHFMVSPADQMKALCRYCPCVISKGKSGDFGTSCLMRHLMRRHPDVLRDQIRKYDMPLSHSPHATLTAAEAQSSKVSARPTNRNTKRLPVTSKKTSKLWNHFSFSASDPTKVVCLHCNRTISRGKKATNLGTSCLFRHIQRFHGHVLESNGSNSCVVSSSEIKEKQEVTDTSSIEENNEKFDEFHPIARKITKLVAEMLVLDLQPSALVENVGLNRLLEYLQPQYSLPSSSFFRNNAIPEMYERVKEVVITHMKEAENNIVHFTTSIWISSQTREYLTLTAHWVTYNSYVQPQGQDFHCSALLSISQIDCDYNMVNIEKHLEYLWGTWICSSGLKIGFIVTDNESLGKTLDNSNHTVVHCFEHSIDLIVTEALKSQRMVQNLLSIARKICERIYRSAKAKEKLVELQKVYGLPENPLLQDIPSKWKTSLYMLERLLEQKKAIDEMSVECGFREMISCDQWEVLHSVCSALKPFEVACREMSNRTATLGQVIPLIHILNRKIDMLFDETVGIDNMVKSLKEAMASRMSSILCDPRYMWATMLDPRYKTSLFTEEEAQQCKQDLIQELEASLSTSAETKGLPSNGCSEVPDPASNRDLGNNDNFWALMDNIRNKIKKEEQPKSSELAVLEYLEEDILDQSCDPLEYWNLKKFLWPVLAKVAVRYVGCPPSTVPAEMLFNTTSTNCSLTQLRPLLENMEELVFLKFNLPLVCFQY, from the coding sequence CTCCTCTAAAATACAGTTTAAGGAACTTCTGTCTTTGGCCTCCTCATCGAAGAGGTCATCAAGAGGCCAGATATCTCAGGGTAACAAAGGGGGTCCAGAGCTTCCAGCAGAAAGCGAACTGTCATGTGACCAGGATGTTTCCATGGCTTCTTTGGCCACTGTAAATGAGACCTTAAATACTGGATCTTTTTCACAAGATTCAGAAACCCAGCCCGAAGAAGCTGAAAAAAACATATCAATGAAACATGTGAGCTCAGTCCACAAGGGTATCGAAGATGAAGCTGTAGCCTATGGCAGCTCAATAGGCCATTATTTGACCACAAAAAATAAGGAATATGGATTGACTGGTACTCTTTATGATGTTGCAATGGATGCTGTAACACAAAGTCTGTCTTCTATGAGAAATGCTGCAAACCCTCGAAAAAAGTCTCCTGCTTGGAACCATTTTTTCATATCGCCTCGGGATAGTACCAAAGCAATATGTATGTACTGTGTGAAAGAGTTCAGTCGGGGGAAAAATGAGAAAGACCTTAGCACCAGTTGCTTGATGCGGCATGTAAGAAGGGCTCACCCCACTGCCCTCATGCACGACAGTGAATTCCCTTCCAGTAGCTTAACTAGCTCTTTTTCCCCATCTTTAATACCTCCCCCGGATTTGCCAAATAATAGGGCCTTGGCATCCAAAGTAGCTCCTGCTGCACAGAAAAGCACTTTGACCCCTGCCTCTTCTACTGATGGCCCTGATGTCCTATTCAAAGGCATTTCTTTAGTTACACCAAAATTAGAAAAGTGTGCCGAAAATAACTCCATGGCTTCCCCCACGCATTCCAGCCACAACCACAGTGAAGGTACTGCAGAAAGTCTTTCAGAGCCCATTGGCACCACCAGCAAAAACTCAAATTCTCGAAGAAGGTCAGCGGTATGGAAACACTTCTACTTATCTCCTGCAGacagttcaaaggcagtatGTGTGCATTGCATGAATGAATTCAGTCgggggaaaaatggaaaagaccTTGGAACTAGCTGCCTGATTCGTCATATGTGGCGGGCCCACAGAGACATTGTGATAGAAGAAAATAATCAGGGTTCTAGCATTCCACCACCATATACCACTCCACACACTGTtgtgtcacatttttcacagcacgATACAGGAAAGATGATGAAAGAACCTCCTAAAATGTCCTGTTTTCCTGATGCACTGTTGGATGAAGAGTCCTTACATTTTAAGGAGAACGTGGATGCAAAAGAAGACTCAAATGAGGTGTCATATCAATCAGGACAAGAGTCTTCACTTGATATGTCATTTGGGTTGAAAGTATGCAAAGATTTGCCCCCAAGTTCATCACCTGATGACCTTTCAGAAGGCCCAAGCCTAACTGAAGACCTAAGTTCTGTTTTATGTCAGAACAAAACAATTATGAAAAAGTTGAAGGCAAAGGTCTGGCACCATTTCATGGTTTCCCCTGCTGACCAGATGAAAGCATTATGCCGTTATTGCCCATGTGTAATAAGCAAAGGGAAGAGTGGAGACTTTGGAACAAGCTGCCTGATGAGACATCTCATGAGACGACATCCTGATGTCCTCAGGGATCAAATCAGAAAGTATGATATGCCACTATCTCACTCGCCACATGCTACTCTCACTGCTGCAGAAGCACAGTCATCCAAAGTGAGCGCCAGACCGACTAACAGGAATACAAAGAGATTGCCTGTGACTAGCAAAAAGACTTCAAAGCTGTGGaatcatttctctttttctgcttcAGATCCTACTAAGGTTGTATGTTTGCACTGTAACCGCACCATAAGCAGAGGGAAAAAGGCAACAAATCTTGGCACCAGTTGCTTGTTTAGACACATTCAAAGGTTTCATGGGCATGTACTTGAAAGTAATGGCAGCAACTCATGTGTTGTGTCCTCCagtgaaattaaagaaaaacaagaagtcACTGATACTTCTTCAAttgaagaaaataatgaaaagtttGATGAGTTCCACCCAATTGCTAGAAAAATCACCAAACTTGTTGCAGAAATGCTCGTGCTAGATCTTCAGCCTTCGGCCCTGGTGGAGAATGTTGGCCTGAACAGATTATTGGAGTACTTACAACCACAATATTCATTACCCTCTTCTTCATTCTTCAGGAACAACGCCATACCAGAAATGTATGAAAGAGTGAAGGAGGTTGTGATCACACACATGAAAGAGGCTGAAAACAACATTGTCCATTTTACTACCAGCATCTGGATCAGCAGCCAGACTCGTGAATATCTTACTTTAACAGCACATTGGGTGACTTACAACTCTTATGTGCAACCTCAGGGCCAGGACTTCCACTGCTCTGCCCTTCTCAGCATTTCTCAGATTGACTGTGATTATAACATGGTAAATATTGAGAAGCATCTTGAGTACCTCTGGGGCACATGGATCTGTTCTTCAGGTCTGAAAATTGGATTCATTGTAACAGACAATGAAAGCCTTGGGAAGACACTGGACAACAGCAATCACACAGTTGTGCACTGTTTTGAGCATTCCATTGACCTCATTGTAACAGAAGCCCTAAAGAGTCAAAGGATGGTTCAGAATCTGCTAAGCATTGCCAGAAAGATTTGCGAGCGCATTTATCGTTCAGCAAAAGCAAAGGAGAAGCTAGTAGAGCTACAAAAAGTTTACGGCCTACCTGAGAATCCGTTGCTTCAGGATATCCCTTCCAAATGGAAAACATCTTTGTACATGCTTGAACGTTTGCTAGAACAAAAGAAAGCAATTGATGAAATGTCGGTAGAGTGCGGTTTCAGGGAAATGATCAGCTGTGACCAGTGGGAAGTGTTGCACTCTGTTTGTAGTGCTTTGAAACCCTTTGAGGTGgcctgcagagaaatgagtaatcGGACTGCTACCCTTGGCCAAGTGATACCGCTCATTCATATCCTTAACCGAAAGATAGATATGCTCTTTGATGAAACCGTTGGCATTGACAACATGGTGAAGTCTCTGAAGGAAGCCATGGCAAGCCGAATGTCCTCCATACTTTGTGACCCAAGATACATGTGGGCCACAATGCTGGACCCTCGCTACAAGACCTCTCTGTTCACAGAGGAGGAGGCGCAGCAATGCAAGCAGGACCTCATCCAGGAACTTGAGGCGTCATTATCTACCTCAGCTGAGACCAAGGGTTTGCCTTCCAACGGATGTAGTGAAGTCCCTGATCCTGCCTCCAACAGGGATCTTGGTAACAATGACAACTTCTGGGCTCTCATGGACAACATCAGGAACAAGATTAAGAAAGAGGAACAACCTAAGTCTTCTGAGCTGGCTGTGCTGGAGTACCTAGAGGAAGATATACTTGATCAAAGCTGTGATCCCCTGGAATATTGGAATCTGAAGAAGTTTCTGTGGCCAGTCCTTGCCAAAGTCGCTGTCCGCTATGTGGGCTGCCCTCCTAGCACTGTTCCAGCAGAGATGCTGTTCAACACAACCAGTACAAACTGTTCCCTGACTCAACTGAGGCCATTGCTGGAAAATATGGAGGAACTTGTCTTTTTAAAGTTCAACCTTCCATTGGTATGCTTTCAGTACTGA